In Nitrospira sp., the DNA window GCAGAAGGTGAAGCCGAAGGGCATCACAGCCGAGGCGCTGGTAGCGCTGGAGCAGTACGACTGGCCGGGGAACATCCGCGAGCTGCGCAACCTGATCGAACGGCTCATGATCATGGTGCCGGAGGCGACAGTTGAGGCCGCGCACATCGGGCCGCTGATACAGTCGCGCTCGTCGTCGGTAGGCGGAGCGGCTACCGCGTCCAGCCCCCTGACGAGCAACAACTACGATTCGCTGAAGGACGCACGCAACGCCTTCGAACGAGACTACATCAGCCGCAAACTCCGGGAGCATAACTGGAACGTCTCCAAAACAGCGGATGCGTTACAGATCGAACGCAGTCATCTGCATCGCAAAATTAAACTGCTCAGCGTTGAGTTGCGTCACGAGAGCTGAGAAATCTGACGTTCCAACGATTAAGCCTGTCATCACTTGGCTATGCCTGCCCCATCTCTCATGGTGACCATCGACAAGCTTGTCCAGGGCGGGCGGGGGCTGGCACGCCATGACTCTCAGGTGCTATTTGTGCGAGGAGCGATTCCAGGCGAAACGGTTTCCGTTGCCCTTGGCGCGAAGCATAAGAGCTATCAGGAGGCGGCGGTTCAGGAGATCGCCGCGCCGTCGCCGGAGCGAACCCCCGCGCCCTGCCCAGTTTATGAAATTTGCGGCGGCTGCCAGCTCCAGCACATTGAGTATGAAGCACAACTTCGATTCAAGCGCGAGATCCTGGCCGAGACGCTCGCACGTGTCGGGAAACTCCAGATTGACGTTCCCCCCATAATCCCTTCGCCCAGTCCCTATGGCTACCGCAGTGCGGTGCGCTTCGTCGTGTTTCGCGGCCAGCGTGGCATGGCATTGGGATTTCGTGAGGCAGGCTCGCACCAGCCGGTTGAGGCGGCGGGCTGCCTGCTCGTGCCAGAGGCGATGCGAAAGACGATCGGGGAGATTGCTGATCGTCTGGGGCGGGTGAGCCGGTTGCCGGGTCAGGTGGAGTCGCTTGAAGTCCGACGGTCGGTGGCCCTCGGCTCGACGCTGTTGTCCTGGCGGACCGGTCCAGCCACGCGTTCACAGGCAGCGCAATTGTTTTCGCTTTGTCAGGACGTGCCGGACATCAGTGGGCAGGTCGTCACGGCGGAGAACCGCGGGCGCTGGGTAGCGGGACAGGATTGGATCGCCGACCGGTTGGGCGAACTGCAGTTCCGCATCACGGACGGGTCGTTTATGCAGGCCAACTGGCCGTTGCTCAGCACACTTTCACAGACCGTGAATGAATGGGTGAATCCGTCACAGGGGCCGCGCGTCCTTGAATTATATGCTGGCATCGGTGTGCTGGGGTTGCCGCTTGCGCGGCGCGGCGCGCTGGTTACGGAGGTGGAAAGCAATCGCTGGGCATTGGCCGATGCACGCCAGACAGCCAAGGTCAATCATATCGGCCGGTGCCGGTTCCGCCATCAAAAATCCGAAGAGTGTCTGGCTGCCACAGAGACGGGGGAGTATGACGCGGTCTTGATGGATCCGCCGCGCACCGGCTTAAGCCCGGACGCTCTGCGCGGCTTGCTAGCACTGACCGTGCCGCGGATTTTTTATCTTTCCTGCGATCCGGCCACGTTGGCGCGCGATCTGGGAAAGCTCTGCGCGGGCGGCTATTGTGTGAATCGTCTCCGGGCCTTCGACATGTTTCCCCAGACCGCGCACATCGAGACTTTAGTGGAACTCGCGCGTTGACCCCTGTGTCTGCCTCTTGTATGATCGTTCTGCCGTTGAGTGTGCATCGGTCGCCGTTCAGCATTTAAGGCATGACAACCTACAAGCAATCGGGTGTGGACATCGATGCCGGCAATGAATTCGTGCAGCGCATCAAACCGGCCGTCCGCAGCACCTTCCGCTCGGAAGTTCTGACCGACCTCGGCGGCTTCGGCGGGCTCTTCAAACTTCAGACCGACAAGTACAAAGAGCCAGTTCTCGTCTCCGGCACTGACGGCGTCGGAACGAAGCTGAAAATCGCCTTCCTAGTGGATAAACATGACACGGTTGGCATCGATCTCGTGGCGATGTGCGTCAATGACATCGCGGTCAGTGGGGCTGAGCCACTGTTTTTTCTCGATTACTTTGCGACGGGCAAGTTGACGGTCGCCAAGGGTGAAGCGGTCGTGCGCGGGATTGCTGAGGGATGCCGGCAGGCTGGCTGCGCGTTGATCGGCGGGGAGACGGCAGAGATGCCGTCGTTCTATCCTGACGGAGAGTACGACCTGGCCGGTTTTGCTGTTGGCGTGGTGGACAAGCCGAAGATTATCGACGGTTCGACGATCAAGCCCGGGGACCTGCTGGTGGGGCTGGCCTCCACCGGTCTGCACAGCAATGGCTTTTCGCTGGCGCGGCGCGCGCTCTTTGACGACGGCGGCCTCAGCGTCCGCAGCAAGCTGGTGGATCTCGACCGCCCCCTGGGCGAGGTGCTCCTGACGCCGACGCGGATTTATGCGAAGCAGGTGCTCACGCTGGCAGCCGA includes these proteins:
- the rlmD gene encoding 23S rRNA (uracil(1939)-C(5))-methyltransferase RlmD: MPAPSLMVTIDKLVQGGRGLARHDSQVLFVRGAIPGETVSVALGAKHKSYQEAAVQEIAAPSPERTPAPCPVYEICGGCQLQHIEYEAQLRFKREILAETLARVGKLQIDVPPIIPSPSPYGYRSAVRFVVFRGQRGMALGFREAGSHQPVEAAGCLLVPEAMRKTIGEIADRLGRVSRLPGQVESLEVRRSVALGSTLLSWRTGPATRSQAAQLFSLCQDVPDISGQVVTAENRGRWVAGQDWIADRLGELQFRITDGSFMQANWPLLSTLSQTVNEWVNPSQGPRVLELYAGIGVLGLPLARRGALVTEVESNRWALADARQTAKVNHIGRCRFRHQKSEECLAATETGEYDAVLMDPPRTGLSPDALRGLLALTVPRIFYLSCDPATLARDLGKLCAGGYCVNRLRAFDMFPQTAHIETLVELAR
- a CDS encoding phosphoribosylformylglycinamidine cyclo-ligase; protein product: MTTYKQSGVDIDAGNEFVQRIKPAVRSTFRSEVLTDLGGFGGLFKLQTDKYKEPVLVSGTDGVGTKLKIAFLVDKHDTVGIDLVAMCVNDIAVSGAEPLFFLDYFATGKLTVAKGEAVVRGIAEGCRQAGCALIGGETAEMPSFYPDGEYDLAGFAVGVVDKPKIIDGSTIKPGDLLVGLASTGLHSNGFSLARRALFDDGGLSVRSKLVDLDRPLGEVLLTPTRIYAKQVLTLAAEFPVKGIAHITGGGLTENLPRVFPKNCRAQLRRGAWPIPSIFSLIKKIGRVDDMEMHRVFNMGIGLVMIVPAQHAEAVLAKAAALGDKGYVIGEMVAGEPGVEYV